Proteins found in one Alteromonas macleodii genomic segment:
- a CDS encoding TraB/GumN family protein, protein MKSFSIHKLLFSLGLAVSTVTTAIADDDSQTSVWKVSNGEDAVYVGGTIHILPISEFPLPSEFTDVYEQADTLVFEVKMPDPTDIEGQQKMMAGLAYAEGKSLKDDVSEETYQALNAYLANFGATADQLARFKPGMVASMLVAMEAQRSQMAGQGVDAYFMQLAARDGKTSEYLESLDFQINMLANMGAGEEDRLISETLETLPELKDMLQSTIKAWRNGDTDQIDELVVDTFKRESPTSYDDVFTKRNQNWLHQIEAMFGDEDQEFVLVGAGHLVGDDSVIALLEAKGYKIEQM, encoded by the coding sequence ATGAAAAGCTTTTCTATACACAAACTACTGTTCTCACTAGGACTCGCTGTATCTACAGTAACAACCGCTATTGCCGATGATGATAGCCAAACGTCAGTTTGGAAAGTATCCAATGGTGAAGACGCGGTATATGTAGGTGGTACTATCCATATTTTACCTATTTCTGAATTTCCTCTTCCGAGTGAATTTACCGACGTCTATGAGCAGGCAGACACACTAGTGTTCGAAGTCAAAATGCCAGATCCCACCGACATTGAAGGCCAGCAAAAAATGATGGCAGGGCTCGCGTATGCAGAAGGCAAGTCACTTAAAGATGATGTATCAGAAGAAACCTATCAGGCCCTTAATGCTTATTTAGCTAACTTTGGAGCTACTGCCGATCAGTTAGCTCGATTTAAGCCGGGTATGGTTGCATCAATGCTAGTTGCTATGGAAGCACAGCGCTCTCAGATGGCCGGGCAAGGGGTAGATGCCTATTTTATGCAGTTGGCGGCACGTGACGGTAAAACAAGTGAATACTTAGAATCACTAGATTTTCAAATCAATATGCTTGCGAACATGGGCGCGGGTGAAGAAGATCGCCTTATTTCTGAAACGTTAGAAACCTTACCAGAGCTAAAAGACATGCTACAAAGCACTATTAAAGCATGGAGAAACGGTGACACTGATCAAATTGATGAGTTGGTGGTAGATACATTCAAACGTGAATCTCCTACCTCTTATGATGATGTGTTTACCAAGCGTAATCAAAACTGGCTACATCAAATCGAAGCTATGTTCGGCGATGAAGACCAAGAGTTTGTTTTAGTTGGTGCAGGACATTTAGTGGGTGATGACAGCGTGATTGCCCTATTAGAAGCTAAAGGTTACAAAATAGAACAAATGTAA
- a CDS encoding type II secretion system protein, with protein sequence MHIKNKGFTLIELIIVIVVLGILAVTAAPKLLNIQKDAQVGALQGLKSALVASSDIVYAKSLLEGVEGSADTTLTSGIRVRYGYPYATQTNLKLVADFTEDDWKLTGSAPEVIFTLERQTSGFSNDEIGEDEVCKLTYRHPNRGEKPTITVNNCNI encoded by the coding sequence ATGCACATAAAAAATAAAGGCTTCACGTTAATAGAGCTAATTATAGTAATTGTTGTGCTTGGCATACTTGCTGTTACTGCAGCTCCTAAGCTTCTAAACATTCAAAAAGACGCGCAAGTGGGCGCACTACAGGGCTTAAAATCAGCCCTAGTCGCTTCTTCAGATATTGTCTATGCAAAATCACTTCTTGAGGGTGTTGAAGGTAGCGCTGATACCACCCTAACTTCAGGTATTCGTGTACGCTATGGCTACCCTTACGCAACACAAACAAATTTGAAACTCGTAGCTGACTTCACCGAAGACGATTGGAAACTAACGGGCTCGGCTCCTGAAGTTATCTTTACTCTAGAAAGACAAACTAGCGGCTTTAGCAATGATGAAATTGGAGAAGACGAAGTATGTAAGCTTACGTATCGTCACCCTAATCGAGGTGAGAAGCCCACTATAACTGTTAATAACTGTAATATATAA
- the fusA gene encoding elongation factor G: MPRKTSIERYRNIGIVAHVDAGKTTTTERVLFYTGLSHKIGEVHDGAATMDWMEQEQERGITITSAATTCFWSGMEQQFDQHRINIIDTPGHVDFTIEVERSLRVLDGAVVVFCGSSGVEPQSETVWRQADKYEVPRLVFVNKMDRAGADFERVVGQIRKRLGANCVPIQINMGAEENFHGVIDLVKMKAINWNEDDMGMTFTYEDIPAEYLDTAEQYRTEMIEAAAEASDELMDKYLEGEELTEEEIRLGLRTRTLNNEIVLATCGSAFKNKGVQAVLDSVIHYLPSPTEVKAITGVLDDKDETEAERHSSDDEPFSALAFKIATDPFVGTLTFFRCYSGVVNTGDTVYNPVKGKRERFGRIVQMHAKDREELKEVRAGDIAAAIGLKDVTTGDTLCDPNHVITLERMEFPDPVISIAVEPKSQADQEKMGIALGKLAAEDPSFKVKTDDETGQTIISGMGELHLDIIVDRMKREFKVECNVGNPQVAYRETLRKSVEVEGKFVRQSGGRGQFGHVWLRIEPQEEGSGYEFVNEIVGGVVPKEFIPAVDKGIQEQMRSGVLAGFPVLDVKVTLFDGSYHDVDSSEMAFKIAGSMGFKKGAAEANPVLLEPTMKVEVTTPEDWMGDVVGDINRRRGMIEGMEDGVAGVKIIRAKVPLSEMFGYATDLRSQTQGRASYSMEFFNYSEAPNNVAQAIIESRI, from the coding sequence ATGCCTCGTAAGACCTCGATTGAGCGTTATCGCAATATTGGTATTGTGGCTCACGTGGACGCGGGTAAAACCACGACCACAGAGCGAGTCCTGTTTTATACAGGGCTGTCTCACAAAATCGGTGAAGTGCACGATGGTGCTGCTACCATGGACTGGATGGAGCAAGAGCAGGAGCGTGGTATTACTATCACGTCTGCTGCAACGACTTGTTTCTGGTCTGGTATGGAGCAACAGTTCGATCAGCACAGAATTAACATCATCGACACCCCTGGACACGTAGACTTTACTATTGAAGTAGAGCGGTCATTACGTGTACTAGACGGTGCAGTAGTTGTTTTCTGTGGGTCTTCTGGGGTAGAACCTCAATCAGAGACAGTCTGGCGACAGGCTGACAAATATGAAGTGCCACGCCTTGTGTTCGTTAATAAAATGGACCGGGCTGGCGCTGATTTTGAGCGCGTTGTGGGGCAAATCCGTAAGCGTTTAGGCGCAAACTGTGTTCCGATTCAAATCAACATGGGCGCTGAAGAGAATTTTCATGGCGTCATCGACCTTGTGAAGATGAAAGCCATCAACTGGAATGAAGACGACATGGGTATGACATTTACCTATGAAGACATTCCGGCTGAATATCTTGATACCGCTGAGCAGTACCGTACCGAGATGATCGAAGCGGCTGCAGAAGCGTCTGATGAGCTGATGGATAAGTATTTAGAAGGCGAAGAGCTGACTGAAGAAGAAATCCGTTTAGGCCTTCGTACGCGTACACTGAACAACGAAATTGTTCTTGCCACTTGTGGCAGTGCCTTCAAAAACAAAGGTGTTCAGGCAGTACTAGACTCTGTAATTCACTATTTACCGTCTCCAACTGAAGTTAAAGCCATTACAGGTGTGCTTGACGATAAAGACGAGACTGAAGCAGAGCGTCATTCAAGCGACGATGAGCCTTTCTCAGCACTAGCATTTAAAATAGCAACTGACCCATTTGTGGGCACGTTGACCTTTTTCCGCTGTTACTCAGGTGTAGTTAATACGGGCGATACTGTATATAACCCAGTAAAAGGTAAACGTGAGCGCTTCGGGCGTATCGTGCAAATGCACGCAAAAGACCGCGAAGAGCTTAAAGAAGTACGCGCAGGTGACATTGCCGCCGCTATCGGCCTTAAAGATGTTACCACTGGTGATACGCTTTGCGATCCGAATCACGTTATCACGTTAGAGCGTATGGAGTTCCCAGACCCTGTTATTTCAATAGCAGTAGAGCCTAAATCTCAGGCTGACCAAGAAAAAATGGGTATTGCCTTAGGCAAACTTGCGGCAGAAGATCCATCGTTTAAAGTTAAAACTGATGATGAGACGGGTCAGACAATTATCTCAGGTATGGGTGAACTTCACCTTGATATCATTGTCGACCGCATGAAGCGCGAATTTAAAGTTGAATGTAACGTAGGTAACCCACAGGTTGCTTATCGCGAAACCCTTCGTAAATCTGTTGAAGTGGAAGGGAAGTTCGTTCGTCAGTCAGGCGGCCGAGGCCAATTTGGTCATGTATGGCTGCGCATTGAGCCTCAGGAAGAAGGTTCAGGCTACGAATTTGTGAACGAAATCGTCGGTGGTGTTGTACCAAAAGAGTTCATTCCAGCGGTCGATAAAGGAATTCAGGAGCAGATGCGAAGTGGTGTTCTTGCAGGGTTCCCAGTACTAGATGTAAAGGTAACTTTGTTTGATGGTTCTTACCACGATGTTGACTCTTCTGAAATGGCGTTTAAGATCGCCGGCTCTATGGGTTTCAAAAAAGGCGCCGCAGAAGCAAATCCGGTGTTGCTTGAACCCACAATGAAAGTTGAAGTGACTACTCCAGAAGACTGGATGGGTGATGTAGTCGGTGACATTAATCGTCGCCGCGGCATGATCGAAGGTATGGAAGATGGCGTAGCAGGTGTTAAAATAATACGTGCAAAAGTGCCGCTTTCAGAAATGTTTGGCTACGCAACTGATTTGCGTTCACAAACACAAGGTCGTGCTTCATACTCAATGGAGTTCTTCAATTATTCTGAGGCGCCTAACAATGTGGCGCAGGCTATTATTGAATCTAGAATTTAA
- the rpsG gene encoding 30S ribosomal protein S7, which translates to MPRRRVVGQRKILPEPKFGSQLLAKFMNVVMLDGKKSVAERIVYGALDIVAEKTGKAHLDIFEEALDNIRPTVEVKSRRVGGSTYQVPVEVRPVRRNALGMRWMVEAARKRGEKSMAQRLAAEMLDAADNKGSAVKKREDVHRMAEANKAFAHYRW; encoded by the coding sequence ATGCCAAGAAGAAGAGTCGTAGGTCAACGTAAAATCCTACCAGAGCCAAAATTTGGTTCACAACTGCTTGCGAAATTCATGAATGTCGTAATGCTCGACGGCAAAAAGTCAGTCGCTGAAAGAATCGTTTACGGTGCGCTTGATATTGTTGCTGAAAAAACCGGCAAAGCACACCTAGATATCTTCGAGGAAGCGCTTGATAACATCCGCCCAACAGTAGAGGTTAAGTCTCGTCGTGTTGGTGGTTCAACTTATCAGGTTCCAGTTGAAGTACGTCCAGTTCGTCGTAACGCGCTAGGTATGCGTTGGATGGTAGAAGCTGCACGTAAACGTGGCGAAAAGTCTATGGCACAACGCCTAGCGGCTGAAATGCTAGACGCAGCAGATAATAAAGGTTCAGCGGTTAAGAAACGTGAAGACGTTCACCGTATGGCCGAAGCAAACAAAGCGTTTGCTCACTACCGTTGGTAA
- the rpsL gene encoding 30S ribosomal protein S12 codes for MATVNQLVRKPRRKPVEKSNVAALQACPQRRGVCTRVYTTTPKKPNSALRKVCRVRLTNGFEVSSYIGGEGHNLQEHSVVLIRGGRVKDLPGVRYHTVRGTLDCAGVNDRRQARSKYGAKKPKS; via the coding sequence ATGGCAACAGTTAACCAGTTAGTGCGCAAGCCGCGTAGAAAGCCCGTTGAAAAAAGCAACGTAGCTGCTCTACAAGCTTGTCCACAAAGACGTGGTGTATGTACTCGTGTATATACTACTACGCCTAAGAAACCAAACTCTGCACTACGTAAAGTATGTCGTGTACGTCTAACTAACGGTTTTGAAGTTTCTTCATACATCGGTGGTGAAGGTCACAACCTACAAGAGCACAGTGTAGTACTTATCCGTGGTGGTCGTGTTAAAGATCTACCAGGTGTTCGTTATCACACAGTTCGCGGTACTCTTGACTGCGCAGGTGTAAACGATCGTAGACAAGCCCGTTCTAAGTACGGCGCGAAGAAGCCTAAGTCTTAA
- the rpoC gene encoding DNA-directed RNA polymerase subunit beta' — protein sequence MKDLLKFLKQQNKTEEFDNIRIGLSSPDMIRSWSFGEVKKPETINYRTFKPERDGLFCARIFGPVKDYECLCGKYKRLKHRGVICEKCGVEVTLTKVRRERMGHIELASPVAHIWFLKSLPSRIGLMLDMTLRDIERVLYFESYVVTEPGMTTLERSQLLNEEEYLDALEEHGDEFEAKMGAEAVFDLLTVLDVDADVAAMREELPSINSETKRKKITKRLKLLESFQQSGNKPEWMIMTVLPVLPPDLRPLVPLDGGRFATSDLNDLYRRVINRNNRLKRLLDLAAPDIIVRNEKRMLQESVDALLDNGRRGRAITGSNKRPLKSLADMIKGKQGRFRQNLLGKRVDYSGRSVITVGPTLRLHQCGLPKKMALELFKPFIYGKLEGRGLATTIKAAKKLVEREAPEVWDVLDDVIREHPVLLNRAPTLHRLGIQAFEPTLIEGKAIQLHPLVCAAYNADFDGDQMAVHVPLTIEAQLEARALMMSTNNILSPANGEPIIVPSQDVVLGLYYLTRDKVNGLGEGMVFTSPNEAEKAYRTGNAELHSRVKVRITEYDIDEDGNKTEKVTLTDTTVGRAIFSLILPKGLPFEIINQAMGKKQISKLLNACYRTLGLKDTVIAADQIMYTGFHYAMIAGASVGIDDMVIPAAKKEIIDAAEAEVIEIQEQFQNGLVTAGERYNKVIDIWSNANEKVAKAMMDNLKTDIVINRDGEEEEQSSFNSVYMMADSGARGSAAQIRQLAGMRGLMAKPDGSIIETPITANFREGLNVLQYFISTHGARKGLADTALKTANSGYLTRRLVDVAQDLVITNDDCGTFEGVQMTPLIEGGDVVEPLRERVLGRVVAEDVLKPGTDEVLVERNVLLDEALVDMLEANSVDQIMVRSVITCDNDFGVCAKCYGRDLARGHMVGSGESVGVIAAQSIGEPGTQLTMRTFHIGGAASRASAENSVQVKTAGSLKLHNAKFVRNSEGKVVIVSRSTELTVIDEQGREKERYKVPYGAVLSVDDGASIAAGDVVANWDPHSHPIITERAAKISFADIDDSNTEMQQDELTGLTRIVVKDLAKVNAKEPKLILESDEFGLQEIRLPSFTTIEASEGKVANEGDVLARIPQESSKTRDITGGLPRVADLFEARKPKEPAILAEISGTIGFGKETKGKKRLVITPAEGDAYEEMIPKWRQLNVFEGEKVEKGEVIADGPESPHDILRLRGISAVANYIVNEVQEVYRLQGVKINDKHIEVVIRQMLRKCIITHPGDTQFLEGEQVEVSNVKVANREIEKHGKIPAQYETQLLGITKASLSTESFISAASFQETTRVLTEAAVQGKEDDLRGLKENVIVGRLIPAGTGFAYHERRAQRRKEQIEEMSVSAAEAEQALTEALNAGADEDTAE from the coding sequence GTGAAAGACTTATTAAAGTTTCTAAAGCAACAAAACAAGACTGAAGAATTCGATAATATTCGAATCGGTCTGTCTTCACCTGACATGATTCGTTCATGGTCATTCGGTGAAGTTAAAAAGCCTGAAACAATTAACTACCGTACGTTCAAGCCTGAGCGTGACGGTCTGTTCTGTGCGCGTATCTTTGGTCCGGTTAAAGACTACGAGTGTCTTTGCGGTAAGTACAAGCGCCTTAAGCACCGCGGTGTTATCTGTGAGAAGTGTGGCGTTGAAGTTACACTGACTAAAGTACGTCGTGAGCGTATGGGTCACATCGAGCTAGCTAGCCCGGTTGCACACATCTGGTTCCTTAAATCACTTCCGTCTCGTATCGGCCTTATGCTTGATATGACACTTCGTGATATTGAACGTGTACTTTACTTTGAATCATACGTGGTTACAGAGCCAGGTATGACAACGCTTGAGCGCAGCCAACTTCTAAACGAAGAAGAGTACTTGGATGCACTTGAAGAGCACGGTGACGAGTTTGAAGCGAAGATGGGTGCTGAGGCAGTATTCGATCTTCTAACAGTACTTGACGTAGACGCAGATGTTGCGGCTATGCGTGAAGAGCTGCCTTCAATTAATTCTGAAACCAAGCGTAAGAAGATTACTAAGCGTCTGAAATTGCTTGAGTCATTCCAACAATCTGGCAACAAGCCAGAGTGGATGATCATGACGGTTCTTCCGGTACTTCCGCCAGATTTACGTCCTCTAGTACCACTAGATGGCGGCCGTTTTGCGACGTCTGACCTTAACGACCTATACCGTCGTGTAATCAACCGTAACAATCGTCTTAAGCGTCTTCTAGACCTAGCTGCTCCAGACATTATCGTACGCAACGAAAAGCGTATGCTTCAAGAGTCTGTAGATGCGCTTCTAGATAACGGACGTCGTGGTCGTGCGATTACCGGTTCTAACAAGCGTCCACTTAAGTCGCTTGCAGACATGATCAAAGGTAAGCAAGGTCGTTTCCGTCAAAACCTTCTTGGTAAGCGTGTTGACTACTCTGGCCGTTCTGTAATTACCGTTGGTCCAACGCTACGTCTTCACCAGTGTGGTCTTCCTAAGAAGATGGCACTTGAGCTATTCAAACCGTTTATCTACGGTAAGCTTGAAGGTCGTGGTCTTGCGACAACAATCAAAGCTGCTAAGAAGCTTGTAGAGCGCGAAGCACCAGAGGTTTGGGACGTACTAGACGACGTTATCCGCGAACACCCGGTACTACTTAACCGTGCACCTACACTTCACCGTTTGGGTATCCAAGCATTCGAACCTACACTAATCGAAGGTAAAGCGATTCAGCTTCACCCGCTAGTGTGTGCGGCGTACAACGCCGACTTCGATGGTGACCAAATGGCGGTACACGTACCGTTGACAATCGAAGCACAGCTAGAAGCACGTGCCCTTATGATGTCAACGAACAACATCCTGTCACCAGCGAACGGTGAGCCAATTATCGTACCTTCACAGGACGTTGTATTAGGTCTTTATTACCTAACGCGTGACAAAGTAAACGGCTTAGGCGAAGGCATGGTGTTTACCAGCCCGAATGAAGCAGAAAAAGCGTACCGTACAGGTAATGCTGAGCTTCACTCTCGCGTTAAAGTACGTATTACTGAATATGACATCGATGAAGATGGCAACAAAACTGAGAAAGTAACCCTAACTGACACTACTGTTGGTCGTGCGATTTTCTCATTGATCCTTCCAAAGGGTCTGCCGTTTGAAATCATCAACCAAGCGATGGGCAAGAAGCAAATTTCAAAACTATTGAATGCTTGTTACCGTACGCTAGGTCTGAAAGACACAGTAATTGCTGCTGACCAAATCATGTATACCGGTTTCCACTACGCGATGATCGCGGGTGCGTCTGTTGGTATCGACGATATGGTTATCCCTGCTGCTAAGAAAGAAATTATCGACGCGGCGGAAGCAGAAGTTATCGAAATTCAGGAACAGTTCCAAAACGGTCTTGTTACCGCGGGTGAGCGTTACAACAAAGTTATCGATATCTGGTCAAATGCCAACGAAAAAGTTGCTAAGGCCATGATGGATAACCTTAAGACTGACATCGTAATTAACCGCGATGGCGAAGAAGAAGAGCAATCATCATTTAACTCAGTTTACATGATGGCCGACTCGGGTGCTCGTGGTAGTGCCGCTCAGATTCGTCAGCTTGCAGGTATGCGTGGTCTGATGGCTAAGCCAGATGGCTCAATCATCGAAACCCCAATTACGGCGAACTTCCGTGAAGGTCTGAACGTACTACAGTACTTCATCTCAACTCACGGTGCTCGTAAAGGTCTAGCGGATACCGCACTTAAGACAGCTAACTCGGGTTACCTAACACGTCGTCTAGTAGACGTTGCACAAGACTTGGTAATCACTAACGACGACTGTGGCACATTCGAAGGTGTTCAAATGACACCACTAATCGAAGGTGGCGACGTTGTTGAGCCGCTACGCGAGCGTGTACTAGGTCGTGTGGTAGCAGAAGACGTACTTAAGCCAGGTACTGACGAAGTACTAGTTGAGCGTAATGTTCTTCTAGACGAAGCGTTAGTAGACATGCTTGAAGCCAACTCAGTTGACCAAATAATGGTTCGCTCGGTAATCACTTGTGACAACGACTTCGGTGTTTGTGCTAAGTGTTACGGTCGTGACCTTGCACGTGGTCACATGGTGGGTAGCGGTGAATCGGTTGGTGTTATTGCAGCACAGTCAATCGGTGAACCAGGTACACAGCTTACCATGCGTACGTTCCACATCGGTGGTGCGGCATCAAGAGCATCTGCTGAGAACAGCGTACAAGTTAAAACAGCGGGTAGCCTTAAGCTACACAACGCGAAATTCGTACGTAACTCTGAAGGTAAAGTGGTTATTGTTTCTCGTTCAACAGAGCTTACTGTTATCGACGAGCAAGGCCGTGAGAAAGAGCGCTATAAAGTACCTTACGGTGCTGTACTTAGCGTGGATGATGGTGCATCAATTGCAGCTGGCGACGTTGTTGCTAACTGGGATCCGCATAGTCACCCAATCATCACTGAACGTGCAGCTAAGATTAGCTTCGCAGACATTGATGACTCTAACACCGAAATGCAGCAAGACGAGCTTACTGGTCTAACACGTATCGTTGTTAAAGACCTTGCGAAAGTTAACGCGAAAGAGCCTAAGCTTATCCTTGAGAGCGACGAGTTCGGTCTTCAGGAAATTCGTCTTCCAAGCTTTACCACGATTGAAGCGTCGGAAGGCAAAGTGGCTAACGAAGGTGACGTGCTAGCACGTATTCCTCAGGAAAGCTCGAAGACTCGTGATATCACGGGTGGTCTACCGCGCGTTGCGGACCTATTTGAAGCACGTAAGCCTAAAGAGCCTGCTATCCTTGCAGAAATCTCAGGTACTATCGGCTTCGGTAAAGAGACCAAAGGTAAGAAGCGTCTTGTAATTACACCTGCTGAAGGTGATGCATACGAAGAGATGATTCCTAAGTGGCGTCAGCTTAACGTGTTCGAAGGTGAGAAAGTGGAAAAAGGCGAAGTTATCGCCGATGGTCCAGAGTCTCCACACGATATCCTACGTCTACGTGGTATCTCAGCAGTAGCAAACTACATCGTGAACGAAGTTCAGGAAGTATACCGTCTACAGGGTGTTAAGATTAACGATAAGCACATCGAAGTAGTTATCCGTCAGATGCTACGTAAGTGCATTATCACTCACCCAGGCGATACGCAGTTCCTTGAAGGCGAACAGGTTGAAGTATCGAACGTTAAAGTGGCGAACCGTGAAATTGAAAAACACGGTAAGATCCCTGCGCAGTACGAAACACAGCTGCTTGGTATCACTAAGGCGTCACTGTCTACTGAGTCATTTATCTCAGCGGCATCGTTCCAAGAAACAACACGTGTTCTAACTGAAGCTGCGGTTCAAGGTAAAGAAGATGACCTACGCGGTCTGAAAGAAAACGTAATCGTTGGTCGTCTAATTCCAGCGGGTACCGGTTTCGCTTACCACGAACGCCGTGCACAACGTCGCAAAGAGCAAATCGAAGAAATGTCAGTTTCTGCTGCTGAAGCAGAACAGGCACTAACCGAAGCGCTTAATGCAGGTGCAGACGAAGATACTGCCGAATAA